In one Mastacembelus armatus chromosome 19, fMasArm1.2, whole genome shotgun sequence genomic region, the following are encoded:
- the LOC113135535 gene encoding WAP, Kazal, immunoglobulin, Kunitz and NTR domain-containing protein 2-like yields MWWMLFPRWIWLLASVSVLIELQVGVLSHIIYSHAGICPNDMNPNLWVDAMSTCTRECESDQECESFEKCCQNVCGGRSCVAARYVDGKNGPVGMPKEATCAGFMCTQQGSECDIWDGQPVCKCRDRCEREPHFTCASDGMTYYNKCYMDAEACSKGIILSVVTCRFHLIWPNTSPPLPQATTFRPTTTPLQATIPPPTEPQPPVVIGSPTHQTVNEGDTVSFLCDVTGRPRPQITWEKQLPEGAERVVMRPNHVQGNMVVTNIGQLVIYNTQPHDSGIYTCTAQNPSGSVQARNLLTVLSTEPPKLAKPYNMTHCLPEECLKPPDNPEDCGSDLEKVSWYFEPKTNNCFSFTHCHSNTNSQQPRKVFDIYEECMQCCGPELSGPCSLPSLQGPCKSYEPRWAYSSTLRQCQSFIYGGCQGNENNFESKEACEEMCPFPKNHHCKACKSRGKMVTSFCRSDFVILGHMTELTEEKDSGHALVTVEEILKDEKMGLRFFGKEPLEVTFINMDWNCPCPNITSVAAEGQVIIMGNVNNGMAVLQPESYVGASSPRRVRKLKEVISKNTCDILRAITNSPQ; encoded by the exons ATGTGGTGGATGCTGTTTCCACGGTGGATCTGGCTCCTGGCGAGTGTGTCAGTGTTGATAGAGCTCCAGGTCGGAGTTTTGTCCCACATCATCTACTCACACGCGGGGATCTGCCCCAATGACATGAACCCCAACCTGTGGGTGGATGCCATGAGCACCTGCACACGAGAGTGTGAATCTGACCAG GAATGTGAATCCTTTGAGAAGTGTTGCCAAAATGTGTGTGGTGGTCGGAGTTGTGTGGCAGCCCGTTACGTGGATGGGAAGAATGGCCCAGTGGGAATGCCCAAAGAAGCCACCTGTGCCGGTTTTATGTGCACCCAGCAGGGGTCTGAGTGTGACATCTGGGATGGCCAGCCAGTATGTAAGTGCCGAGACCGCTGTGAGAGGGAGCCCCACTTCACCTGCGCCTCTGACGGTATGACCTACTACAACAAGTGTTACATGGATGCAGAGGCATGCTCCAAAGGCATCATTCTCTCTGTAGTCACCTGCCGCTTCCACCTCATCTGGCCCAACACCAGCCCCCCGTTGCCCCAGGCAACGACTTTTCGCCCTACTACCACTCCCCTTCAGGCGACTATCCCGCCACCCACCGAGCCTCAGCCACCTGTTGTGATTGGCAGCCCCACTCACCAGACTGTAAACGAGGGTGACACAGTAAGCTTCCTGTGTGATGTGACAGGTCGTCCCCGGCCTCAGATTACCTGGGAGAAACAGCTTCCAGAGGGGGCAGAGAGAGTGGTCATGAGGCCCAATCACGTTCAAGGGAATATGGTGGTCACTAACATCGGTCAGCTGGTGATCTACAATACTCAGCCCCATGACTCAGGTATCTACACCTGTACAGCCCAGAATCCCTCAGGTTCAGTGCAGGCCAGAAACCTACTCACTGTGCTGTCCACAGAGCCACCCAAACTGGCAAAGCCCTACAACATGACCCACTGCCTGCCTGAGGAGTGTCTGAAACCTCCTGATAACCCAGAGGATTGTGGGAGTGATTTGGAGAAAGTAAGCTGGTACTTTGAGCCAAAGACCAACAACTGCTTCTCCTTCACCCACTGCCACAGCAACACCAACAGCCAGCAGCCCAGGAAGGTGTTTGACATATACGAGGAGTGCATGCAGTGCTGTGGTCCGGAGTTGTCGGGCCCCTGCTCTCTCCCCAGCCTGCAGGGCCCCTGTAAATCCTACGAACCACGCTGGGCCTACAGCAGCACCCTGCGTCAGTGTCAGTCTTTCATATACGGAGGATGTCAGGGCAATGAGAACAACTTCGAGTCCAAAGAAGCCTGCGAAGAGATGTGCCCCTTCCCAAAAAACCACCACTGCAAGGCCTGCAAGTCAAGAGGCAAGATGGTGACAAGCTTCTGCCGAAGTGACTTTGTCATCCTGGGTCACATGACAGAGCTCACAGAGGAGAAGGACTCAGGCCACGCCCTTGTGACTGTGGAGGAAATCCTGAAGGATGAGAAGATGGGGCTACGCTTTTTTGGCAAAGAACCTCTGGAAGTCACCTTCATCAACATGGACTGGAACTGCCCATGCCCAAACATCACAAGCGTTGCCGCTGAGGGACAGGTCATCATCATGGGTAACGTTAACAACGGCATGGCTGTCCTTCAGCCAGAGAGCTACGTGGGTGCGTCCAGCCCCCGTCGTGTACGGAAGCTGAAAGAGGTCATCTCCAAAAACACTTGTGACATCCTCAGAGCGATCACTAACAGCCCTCAGTAG